A portion of the Cryptomeria japonica chromosome 5, Sugi_1.0, whole genome shotgun sequence genome contains these proteins:
- the LOC131052686 gene encoding L-type lectin-domain containing receptor kinase IX.1-like, with translation MANLHRIQFARLFIMCISVSSSFTHETDAEAVSFHFPPSINIHIDQSADTFLGKDRIELTANHLNGRMKRGHGWATYNKLIPVWDNSSKALANFSTHFQFAISNINDNKLTGDGLTFFLAPSGLQFSDNTSGEWLGLFEAARDGNASNQIVAVEFDTFKNLPYDPDDNHVGIDFDGRKSKKTVSVYDLYNKTSLKNGEKWDAWVDYDGNKEKLEVFLLFNPNGTRASKPTRSVLCYDIDLRRFLPQNVQVGFSASSGNSIQTHTVYSWNFSCQYSWEISAPDVNISDPGPIRRKKSSANIILRSALPSFVAICCFFFAGRCCSMRTRKRKRGGVEESDEEFNKLLRDAAQSAQEFPYADIGAATNNFSDHEMIGVGGFGCVYRGTMPGTNEAVAIKRISPSSKQGKREYITEISINSKLTHHNVVKFLGWSHRKGDLLLVYELLANGSLDKYIYENPEAPLDWDRRYSIACDVASALVYLHEDRHESVLHRDIKASNVMLDSNFKAKLGDFGLARTVERENGGHTTTAAGTIGYIAPEFVATGMATREMDVFSFGALSLEIACGRRPADWSLIDHNCRVVEWVWQLHGQHRILDAADEKLGGSFNDHEMERLLKMGLLCSHPDPHSRPSMENVVGILKRGAELPHVPLKFPVAVYGDHDPPHTPSPSSFWTLNGIASTVISIPSKVNATV, from the coding sequence ATGGCTAATCTCCACAGAATTCAGTTCGCCCGATTATTTATCATGTGTATTAGTGTGTCGTCTTCTTTCACTCATGAGACCGATGCAGAAGCAGTTAGCTTTCACTTCCCTCCCAGTATAAATATCCATATCGATCAGTCGGCAGATACTTTCCTTGGTAAGGATCGGATAGAGCTTACTGCCAATCATTTAAATGGCAGAATGAAACGGGGCCATGGATGGGCAACTTATAATAAGTTGATTCCAGTATGGGATAATTCTTCTAAGGCTTTGGCGAATTTTTCTACCCATTTTCAGTTCGCCATCTCTAACATCAATGATAATAAGCTCACTGGGGATGGACTCACTTTCTTCCTGGCGCCTTCTGGACTGCAATTCTCGGACAACACTTCTGGAGAATGGCTTGGCCTGTTTGAAGCTGCAAGAGATGGAAATGCATCGAATCAAATTGTTGCGGTGGAGTTCGACACATTCAAGAATCTTCCTTACGATCCGGATGATAACCATGTGGGAATTGATTTCGACGGCAGGAAATCCAAGAAAACCGTTTCAGTATATGATCTTTACAACAAAACGTCTCTCAAGAACGGAGAAAAATGGGACGCCTGGGTGGATTATGATGGTAACAAGGAGAAGCTTGAAGTGTTTCTTTTATTTAACCCTAATGGCACTAGGGCTTCTAAACCTACAAGATCAGTCTTGTGCTACGATATAGATCTGCGTCGGTTTCTTCCGCAGAACGTCCAGGTTGGCTTTTCAGCATCCAGTGGAAACTCAATTCAGACTCACACAGTATACAGTTGGAATTTTTCATGTCAATATTCGTGGGAGATTTCAGCCCCAGACGTGAATATTTCTGACCCAGGTCCAATTAGAAGAAAGAAATCTTCTGCAAATATAATATTGAGATCTGCCTTGCCCTCTTTCGTTGCTATATGCTGTTTTTTCTTTGCTGGGAGGTGTTGTTCCATGAGGACAAGAAAACGCAAGCGCGGTGGTGTTGAGGAGAGCGATGAGGAGTTCAACAAATTGCTTCGCGACGCAGCCCAATCTGCTCAGGAGTTTCCATATGCTGACATCGGGGCCGCTACGAACAACTTCAGCGACCACGAAATGATTGGTGTTGGCGGCTTCGGATGTGTGTATAGAGGCACAATGCCTGGCACAAACGAAGCTGTGGCAATTAAGAGAATATCTCCGTCCTCAAAGCAGGGTAAACGTGAGTACATAACAGAAATCAGTATAAACAGTAAGCTCACTCATCATAATGTTGTGAAGTTTTTGGGATGGTCCCATCGAAAGGGCGACTTGCTTCTGGTTTACGAGTTACTCGCAAACGGAAGTCTGGACAAATATATTTATGAAAATCCAGAAGCTCCGCTGGATTGGGATCGAAGATACAGCATAGCCTGTGATGTAGCTTCAGCTCTGGTTTACCTTCACGAGGATCGGCATGAGAGCGTTCTACACAGAGATATCAAAGCGAGCAATGTGATGCTGGATTCAAATTTCAAGGCGAAGCTGGGTGATTTTGGGCTTGCCAGAACCGTGGAACGCGAAAATGGAGGACATACGACCACTGCAGCGGGTACAATTGGGTATATAGCGCCTGAGTTCGTAGCAACGGGAATGGCCACCCGAGAGATGGACGTGTTCAGCTTTGGAGCCCTGAGTCTTGAAATTGCCTGTGGAAGACGACCGGCAGATTGGAGCTTGATTGATCACAATTGCAGAGTGGTGGAATGGGTCTGGCAGTTGCATGGACAGCACAGAATTCTTGATGCAGCAGATGAGAAACTGGGTGGAAGTTTCAATGATCACGAAATGGAACGGCTTCTGAAAATGGGATTATTGTGCTCTCATCCGGATCCGCATTCCAGACCGAGTATGGAGAATGTGGTGGGTATATTGAAAAGAGGAGCTGAGTTACCTCATGTTCCTCTCAAGTTCCCTGTAGCTGTGTATGGTGACCATGATCCTCCTCATACACCGTCTCCATCTTCATTCTGGACCTTGAACGGAATTGCTAGCACAGTAATCTCAATTCCATCCAAAGTGAATGCAACTGTCTAG